One genomic window of Thioclava sp. GXIMD4216 includes the following:
- a CDS encoding GGDEF domain-containing protein, translated as MMTTEATTDGQAVSAADWCYVLSIFPTIFVVFVAIVPIFGYLMPTSGIFGVLPVFVGVHPITSTMALLLAISLFLPMNRLWSRRVALALAGATFLLAIGKFVPGLAGVYSLGDGSTKTAMNTALVFMMLAFARAGLETARPARGQFMALLSLTVLFAALIGYIFDDAGLYGHMSLATVMMSGGLVVALLCRRANKGLMASVMAMGAFRIDLTVSVLGPILIGWTLVTYADYGAYAQAISVVVAHIVGLNIILQVIGMRRSHIIERKRRALEDQRLWDMVTDEVTGIYNRASLRARFAELTEEARQARSALTVIVLDLDGFSAVNSVGGYEHGDEALRRVAQGVLPHLRGEDCFGRAHADEFLVFLPGLRATQVATLARQLCQVIEKLEIKTGQGVLTASAGVARWHFSESSKQVYERALAALELARIRGGNQVCVAPGPDGGHAVWSAVQEVPVETWPEQLDKAASLQAMQKAACPPSGPISGLAPDHAGSPISGPISGLPKGGATQVGLSMFERPMEGLVTGLSKAAKLSK; from the coding sequence ATGATGACGACAGAGGCTACGACGGACGGTCAAGCTGTTTCGGCTGCGGATTGGTGTTACGTCCTGTCGATCTTTCCAACGATATTCGTGGTCTTCGTGGCGATTGTACCGATTTTCGGGTATCTGATGCCGACCTCCGGTATTTTCGGGGTGCTGCCGGTTTTTGTCGGGGTGCATCCGATAACCTCGACAATGGCCCTTCTTCTGGCGATCTCCCTGTTTTTACCGATGAACCGTCTTTGGTCGCGCAGAGTGGCGCTGGCACTGGCGGGGGCGACCTTCCTGCTGGCCATCGGCAAGTTCGTTCCGGGACTGGCAGGGGTCTATTCGTTGGGCGATGGCAGCACCAAGACGGCGATGAACACCGCGCTGGTTTTTATGATGCTGGCCTTTGCGCGTGCGGGGCTGGAGACGGCGCGGCCCGCGCGCGGCCAGTTCATGGCGCTGTTGTCGCTGACGGTGCTTTTTGCCGCGCTGATCGGTTATATTTTCGATGATGCGGGGCTTTACGGCCATATGTCTCTGGCCACCGTGATGATGTCGGGCGGGCTGGTTGTGGCCCTGTTGTGCCGCCGCGCGAATAAGGGCCTGATGGCAAGCGTGATGGCGATGGGGGCGTTCCGGATCGATCTGACGGTCAGTGTTCTGGGCCCGATCTTGATCGGCTGGACCCTTGTGACCTATGCCGATTACGGGGCCTATGCGCAGGCGATTTCGGTCGTGGTGGCGCATATCGTGGGGCTGAATATCATCTTGCAGGTGATCGGGATGCGTCGCAGCCATATCATCGAACGCAAACGTCGTGCGCTTGAGGATCAGCGGCTTTGGGACATGGTCACGGATGAGGTGACGGGAATTTACAATCGCGCCTCCTTGCGGGCCCGTTTTGCCGAACTGACCGAAGAGGCGCGACAGGCACGATCGGCACTGACGGTGATCGTGCTGGATCTTGACGGGTTCAGTGCTGTCAATTCGGTGGGGGGCTACGAACATGGTGACGAGGCGTTGCGTCGCGTGGCGCAGGGGGTCTTGCCCCATTTACGCGGGGAGGACTGTTTTGGCCGTGCCCATGCGGATGAGTTTCTTGTGTTCCTGCCCGGTCTGCGGGCAACGCAGGTGGCCACTTTGGCGCGGCAGCTCTGTCAGGTGATCGAGAAACTCGAGATCAAGACGGGTCAGGGCGTGTTGACCGCCTCGGCAGGGGTGGCCCGTTGGCATTTCTCGGAAAGCTCGAAGCAGGTTTACGAGCGTGCCCTTGCCGCGCTCGAGCTGGCGCGCATTCGTGGGGGGAATCAGGTATGCGTGGCGCCGGGGCCGGACGGCGGCCATGCCGTTTGGAGCGCGGTGCAGGAGGTGCCGGTTGAAACATGGCCAGAGCAGCTGGACAAGGCCGCTTCGCTGCAGGCCATGCAAAAGGCGGCATGCCCGCCATCCGGCCCGATTTCTGGTCTAGCCCCTGATCACGCCGGCAGCCCGATCTCTGGCCCGATCTCTGGTCTACCTAAAGGCGGGGCGACGCAGGTGGGGCTTTCAATGTTCGAACGGCCAATGGAGGGGCTTGTGACGGGTTTGTCCAAAGCGGCAAAGCTTTCGAAATAG
- a CDS encoding GGDEF domain-containing protein: MTAIRYAHWVRRGAAFVAASVSIAMLVMGSGLDAFRGLPRGEYDFLLAPRALFCVIGAFMAGLGFLPRNPLGRMLQMMGGAAVIATVLTGIVLNIRDMKSGFETIGWVPLQLFLSGEVLFVLLALALMLQAMRHYLSGQLLVLVGIAFLLSAVSGNLDRSEAFLGLADPQYLLAGVALTLSVLLYQPHRGALRIFLAGHRASGVARLQLCLGIAGPAIVGILTVGAVNVPVVQIYGGLIVSNMIAFNMVVIVLNAVYSERSDISRRKLERALARQALRDGLTGLFNRVMLRRRFDRAVQRAQSDREFFSLLIFDLDYFKKINDMGGHEIGDQALVRVAHVISDCLEREDTAARLGGEEFAVILRNSDMHRAELRAEQFRQAIAALQVRMRNGRWQYLTTSIGIAQWMEGESFDQSYARADAALYHAKAQGRNRVCVAPMAPVAVGETTTTTTTAAVDLDFTIPPLHLVKASFK, encoded by the coding sequence ATGACGGCTATCCGTTATGCGCATTGGGTAAGGCGGGGGGCGGCTTTCGTAGCGGCCTCGGTTTCTATCGCCATGCTTGTGATGGGCAGCGGGCTGGACGCGTTCCGTGGCCTCCCGCGGGGGGAATACGACTTTCTTCTGGCGCCACGGGCCCTGTTTTGCGTGATCGGTGCCTTTATGGCCGGTCTGGGCTTTCTGCCGCGCAATCCGCTGGGACGTATGCTGCAGATGATGGGCGGGGCGGCGGTCATTGCCACGGTGCTGACCGGTATCGTGCTGAATATCCGAGATATGAAATCCGGTTTCGAGACCATTGGCTGGGTGCCTTTGCAACTTTTCCTGAGCGGGGAGGTGCTGTTTGTGCTGCTGGCTCTGGCGCTGATGTTGCAGGCCATGCGCCATTATCTTTCGGGGCAGTTGCTGGTGCTGGTCGGGATCGCGTTCCTGCTGAGTGCGGTGTCGGGAAATCTGGACCGTTCGGAGGCCTTTCTCGGGCTGGCCGATCCGCAATATCTGCTGGCGGGGGTGGCCTTGACGCTTTCGGTGCTGCTCTATCAGCCGCATCGGGGCGCGCTGCGGATCTTTCTGGCCGGTCACCGTGCCAGCGGGGTGGCGCGTTTGCAGCTTTGTCTGGGGATCGCGGGGCCTGCGATTGTCGGGATTCTGACGGTGGGCGCGGTCAATGTGCCTGTGGTGCAGATCTATGGCGGGTTGATCGTGTCGAATATGATCGCCTTCAATATGGTGGTGATCGTTCTGAATGCGGTCTATTCCGAGCGCAGCGATATCAGCCGCCGCAAGCTCGAGCGCGCTCTGGCGCGGCAGGCGCTGCGTGACGGGCTGACGGGGCTGTTCAACCGCGTCATGCTGCGGCGCCGGTTCGACCGCGCGGTGCAGCGGGCGCAATCGGATCGCGAGTTTTTCTCGCTGCTGATCTTCGATCTGGATTACTTCAAGAAGATCAACGATATGGGCGGCCATGAGATTGGCGATCAGGCGCTTGTGCGGGTGGCGCATGTGATTTCCGACTGTCTGGAGCGTGAGGATACCGCTGCGCGACTGGGGGGCGAGGAATTTGCCGTCATCTTGCGCAATAGCGATATGCACCGTGCCGAGCTGCGGGCCGAGCAGTTCCGCCAAGCGATCGCCGCGCTACAGGTGCGCATGCGCAACGGGCGCTGGCAGTATCTGACCACCTCGATCGGGATCGCGCAATGGATGGAGGGGGAAAGCTTCGATCAGAGCTATGCCCGTGCCGATGCCGCGCTTTACCATGCCAAAGCGCAGGGGCGGAATCGGGTCTGTGTGGCGCCGATGGCTCCGGTGGCGGTGGGCGAGACCACGACCACCACCACCACAGCCGCCGTGGATCTGGATTTCACGATCCCGCCGCTGCATCTGGTTAAAGCGAGTTTTAAGTAA
- a CDS encoding acyl carrier protein: protein MSDIADRVKKIVVEHLGVEEDKVTENASFIDDLGADSLDTVELVMAFEEEFGIEIPDDAAETIQTFGDAVKFISEAS from the coding sequence ATGAGCGATATCGCAGATCGCGTTAAGAAAATCGTCGTTGAGCACCTGGGTGTCGAAGAAGACAAGGTCACCGAGAATGCTTCCTTCATCGATGATCTGGGCGCAGACAGCCTTGACACCGTCGAGCTCGTGATGGCTTTCGAAGAAGAATTCGGCATCGAGATCCCCGATGACGCAGCCGAAACCATCCAAACCTTCGGCGACGCAGTCAAGTTCATCTCCGAAGCGTCCTGA
- the fabG gene encoding 3-oxoacyl-ACP reductase FabG: MFDLTGKSALVTGASGGIGGEIARALHQAGAKVALSGTREAPLRALAEELGENAFVCPANLGDADSVEALPKAAVEAMGSLDILVNNAGITRDNLFMRMSDDEWNSVLDVNLTSAMRLMRASMRGMMKARWGRIINITSIVGATGNPGQVNYAAAKAGMVGMSKSLAYEVASRGITVNCVAPGFIQTAMTDKLNDEQKGKILTQIPAARMGKPEEIAAAVLYLAAPEAGYVTGATLHVNGGMAMI; encoded by the coding sequence ATGTTCGATCTGACGGGCAAGTCGGCGCTGGTCACCGGCGCATCGGGTGGGATTGGCGGCGAGATCGCGCGCGCGTTGCATCAGGCGGGGGCCAAGGTGGCCCTGTCGGGCACGCGTGAGGCGCCGCTGCGGGCGCTGGCGGAGGAGCTGGGCGAGAATGCCTTTGTCTGCCCCGCCAATCTGGGCGATGCGGACTCTGTGGAGGCGCTGCCGAAAGCGGCGGTCGAGGCGATGGGGAGCCTTGATATTCTGGTGAACAATGCCGGGATCACCCGGGATAACCTGTTCATGCGGATGTCGGATGACGAGTGGAATTCGGTTCTGGATGTGAACCTGACCTCGGCCATGCGTCTGATGCGCGCCTCCATGCGGGGCATGATGAAAGCGCGTTGGGGCCGGATCATCAATATCACCTCGATCGTGGGGGCGACCGGCAATCCGGGGCAGGTCAATTATGCGGCGGCAAAAGCCGGTATGGTCGGCATGTCGAAATCTTTGGCCTATGAGGTCGCCTCGCGCGGAATCACGGTCAACTGTGTGGCGCCCGGGTTCATCCAGACGGCGATGACCGACAAGCTGAATGACGAGCAGAAAGGCAAGATTCTGACGCAGATTCCGGCGGCGCGGATGGGCAAACCGGAAGAGATCGCTGCGGCGGTCCTGTATCTGGCCGCGCCGGAAGCCGGTTACGTTACGGGCGCTACGCTGCATGTGAATGGCGGCATGGCCATGATCTGA
- the fabD gene encoding ACP S-malonyltransferase codes for MSKAFVFPGQGAQTIGMGRDLAEAYPEARAVFDEVDAALGENLSGLIWEGDIETLTLTANAQPALMATSIAALRALEAEGFAVGDAAFVAGHSLGEYSALCAAGSLSVADAAVLLRKRGAAMQSAVPVGEGAMAAVLGLDLATVQEVAAEAAQGEICQAANDNDPSQVVVSGSKAAIERACEIAKAKGAKRALLLPVSAPFHCALMQPAAEAMAAALASVTINAPAVPLVANVRAQGVSDPEVIRQLLVEQVTGSVRWRESVEWMAAQGVDSFWEIGAGKALSGMIKRIVKGLETQAVGTPADIAKLKEA; via the coding sequence ATGAGCAAAGCATTCGTATTTCCGGGTCAGGGCGCGCAGACCATCGGTATGGGGCGGGATCTGGCCGAGGCTTATCCCGAAGCCCGCGCCGTATTCGACGAGGTGGACGCGGCACTGGGCGAGAACCTTTCGGGTCTGATCTGGGAGGGCGATATCGAGACGCTGACCCTGACGGCCAACGCCCAACCCGCGCTGATGGCCACCTCGATTGCTGCGCTGCGGGCCCTCGAAGCCGAGGGTTTTGCGGTGGGCGATGCGGCGTTCGTCGCGGGTCACAGCCTTGGGGAATATTCGGCGCTTTGTGCGGCGGGCAGCCTGTCTGTTGCGGATGCGGCCGTGCTGCTGCGCAAACGCGGGGCGGCGATGCAATCGGCGGTGCCGGTGGGCGAAGGGGCGATGGCCGCGGTGCTGGGGCTGGATCTGGCCACGGTGCAGGAGGTGGCTGCCGAGGCCGCACAGGGCGAGATCTGTCAGGCGGCCAATGACAATGACCCTTCGCAGGTGGTCGTGTCGGGGTCCAAGGCCGCCATCGAGCGGGCATGCGAGATTGCTAAGGCCAAGGGGGCCAAGCGCGCGCTTCTGCTGCCGGTCTCCGCACCGTTCCATTGCGCGCTGATGCAACCGGCTGCGGAAGCTATGGCTGCGGCGCTGGCCTCGGTGACGATCAACGCCCCTGCGGTGCCGCTGGTGGCCAATGTGCGTGCGCAGGGGGTGAGCGACCCCGAGGTGATCCGTCAGTTGCTGGTCGAGCAGGTGACGGGGTCGGTCCGTTGGCGCGAGAGTGTCGAGTGGATGGCCGCACAGGGCGTTGACAGCTTCTGGGAGATCGGTGCGGGCAAGGCGCTTTCGGGCATGATCAAGCGCATCGTGAAAGGGCTGGAGACGCAGGCTGTCGGCACGCCTGCCGATATTGCCAAGCTGAAAGAGGCGTAA
- a CDS encoding cytochrome b/b6 domain-containing protein: MLTNTPLSYGVMARGLHWAIALLILSAIGLGLYGESVPRTADTTALLQTIYSAHKTIGVATFFLAVLRVLWTLGQTRPVPLHPERRLETWAAEAVHFALYGAMFVMPLSGWITHAAEQGFAPIWWPFGQDLPFVPKSDTLAHTAGHVHKTAIWVLYTALALHVLGALKHVLIDRDATMARMTTGRAAGREAPPATQGAAAVAALAIWVAVLLFALLGSAGLPAHNTAQDEARATTPAPAAPDAATGNWAVTQGSLSFDVVQMGAKVQGHFGNWTADIHYDEDSGTGHVTVQIDTTSLDLGSVTDQAKGSEFFNVSHFATATFEGDITRKGTGPDHIATGSLTLIGTTAPLTLPFTLDLQGDTAHMTAQVTIDRRDWKMGAAYPDEGTVGFPITVSVDLQARKS; the protein is encoded by the coding sequence ATGCTGACCAATACCCCTCTCAGCTATGGCGTGATGGCGCGGGGCTTGCATTGGGCCATCGCCCTGCTGATCCTGAGCGCGATCGGGCTGGGCCTTTACGGCGAAAGCGTGCCGCGCACTGCCGACACCACGGCCCTGCTGCAAACGATCTACAGCGCGCATAAGACCATCGGCGTGGCCACATTCTTTCTGGCCGTTCTACGGGTGCTCTGGACGCTTGGCCAGACACGTCCCGTGCCCCTCCATCCCGAACGCCGTCTCGAGACATGGGCCGCAGAGGCGGTGCATTTCGCGCTCTATGGCGCGATGTTCGTGATGCCGCTTTCGGGCTGGATCACCCATGCCGCCGAACAGGGCTTTGCCCCGATCTGGTGGCCTTTCGGGCAGGATCTGCCCTTTGTGCCCAAATCCGACACGCTCGCCCATACGGCCGGACATGTGCATAAGACCGCAATCTGGGTGCTCTATACCGCCTTGGCCCTGCATGTTCTGGGCGCGCTCAAACATGTGCTGATCGACCGCGATGCGACAATGGCACGGATGACGACAGGCCGTGCGGCAGGGCGCGAGGCCCCGCCCGCGACGCAGGGCGCCGCCGCTGTGGCCGCATTGGCGATCTGGGTCGCCGTGCTGCTTTTCGCGCTTCTGGGCAGCGCCGGTCTCCCCGCACACAATACCGCACAAGATGAAGCACGGGCCACCACCCCCGCCCCCGCAGCCCCTGATGCGGCAACCGGAAACTGGGCGGTGACGCAAGGCAGCCTGAGCTTTGATGTCGTGCAGATGGGGGCCAAGGTGCAGGGCCATTTCGGCAACTGGACCGCCGATATCCACTATGACGAAGACAGTGGCACGGGCCATGTCACGGTGCAGATCGACACCACCAGTCTTGATCTGGGATCGGTCACCGATCAGGCGAAAGGTTCGGAATTCTTCAATGTCTCGCACTTCGCCACCGCGACATTCGAGGGCGATATCACCCGCAAGGGCACAGGCCCCGACCATATCGCCACGGGCAGCCTGACGCTGATCGGCACCACCGCCCCGCTGACCCTGCCCTTCACGCTCGATCTGCAGGGCGACACCGCGCATATGACCGCGCAGGTCACGATCGACCGCCGCGACTGGAAGATGGGGGCCGCCTATCCCGACGAGGGCACGGTGGGCTTTCCGATCACGGTCTCTGTCGATCTGCAGGCGCGCAAATCCTGA
- a CDS encoding DNA-3-methyladenine glycosylase I: MNMLETGPDGQCRCGWCLPDAPEFYRRYHDDEWGFPVGCDIRLFEKICLEGFQSGLSWRTILAKRENFRAAFAGFEIEQVARFGAQDVERLVQDAGIIRHRGKIEATINNARRALELQAEFGSLGAYFWSYEPQPQELMPLMTAATSPVSERLSKDLRKRGWKFVGPTTVYAFMQAMGLINDHAQGCITRARVAQARATFCRPCKA, from the coding sequence ATGAACATGCTGGAAACCGGTCCGGACGGGCAGTGCCGCTGCGGCTGGTGCCTGCCCGATGCGCCAGAATTCTACCGCCGGTATCACGATGACGAATGGGGCTTCCCCGTGGGCTGCGATATCAGGCTGTTCGAAAAGATCTGCCTCGAAGGGTTCCAAAGCGGCCTGAGCTGGCGCACCATTCTGGCCAAGCGCGAGAATTTCCGCGCCGCCTTCGCGGGCTTCGAGATCGAACAGGTCGCGCGGTTCGGCGCGCAGGATGTCGAACGGCTTGTGCAGGATGCAGGCATTATCCGCCATCGCGGCAAGATCGAGGCCACCATCAACAATGCCCGCCGTGCCTTGGAACTGCAGGCCGAATTCGGATCCTTGGGGGCCTATTTCTGGTCCTACGAACCGCAACCGCAGGAACTGATGCCGCTGATGACGGCGGCCACCTCCCCCGTTTCGGAGCGGCTGTCAAAGGACCTGCGCAAACGCGGCTGGAAATTTGTAGGGCCGACAACGGTCTATGCCTTCATGCAGGCGATGGGATTGATCAACGACCACGCGCAGGGCTGCATCACCCGCGCGCGCGTCGCACAGGCTCGCGCCACCTTCTGCCGGCCCTGCAAGGCCTGA
- a CDS encoding YceI family protein, with translation MKSLVLAAGLMASFASMAHAEAETYTLDPSHSQIVFDYNHLGFSTTTSMFSGFEGTIEFDAQDPAKSSVSVEFPAESLITGWDARTKHFMTDDFFGAAENPEITFKSTSIEVTGEKTGKITGDLTVNGVTKPITIDATMTQMGEHPMQKKPWVGFDGTTTIKRSDFDMGMYAPYVSDDVNVRISIEAMKGTAE, from the coding sequence ATGAAATCGCTCGTTCTTGCCGCCGGTCTGATGGCCTCTTTCGCGTCGATGGCCCATGCCGAGGCAGAAACCTATACGCTTGATCCCAGCCACAGCCAGATCGTCTTCGATTACAACCACCTTGGTTTCTCGACCACGACCAGCATGTTCTCGGGCTTTGAAGGCACGATCGAGTTTGACGCGCAGGATCCGGCAAAATCCTCGGTCAGCGTCGAATTTCCGGCGGAAAGCCTGATCACCGGCTGGGATGCGCGCACGAAGCATTTCATGACCGATGATTTCTTCGGCGCGGCCGAAAACCCCGAAATCACGTTCAAATCGACCTCGATCGAGGTAACGGGGGAGAAAACCGGCAAGATCACCGGCGATCTGACGGTCAATGGCGTGACCAAGCCGATCACTATCGACGCGACCATGACCCAGATGGGCGAGCATCCGATGCAGAAAAAGCCGTGGGTCGGTTTCGACGGAACCACCACGATCAAGCGTTCGGATTTCGATATGGGAATGTATGCGCCCTACGTGTCGGATGATGTCAATGTGCGGATTTCGATCGAAGCGATGAAGGGCACAGCGGAATAA
- a CDS encoding Crp/Fnr family transcriptional regulator: MDGQIYQKIARNTADDCITCPEERHCLWRTDPLSDSAGTEPATGFKHMRFTPGQAVVMAGYHFPYAATIRAGTASLTRSLSDGRSQIVGVLYPSDIFNSRPALASKYTITATTPLELCCLSEASLQHRLETEKALSRRLLERKLHDLQEARDWMFVLGRKTALERLASMIYTVAERYSHRRQRSPVGVELSLPLARHEIADYLGLTPETVSRNFARLRAAGILSTNSARLITIWNMRALMEATGNDEDGGPIF; this comes from the coding sequence ATGGACGGGCAGATTTACCAGAAAATTGCGCGCAATACCGCCGATGACTGCATCACCTGCCCCGAAGAACGTCACTGCCTGTGGCGGACAGACCCCCTCAGTGACAGCGCCGGGACGGAACCGGCCACGGGCTTCAAACATATGCGCTTCACCCCCGGTCAGGCAGTGGTGATGGCGGGCTATCATTTCCCCTATGCCGCAACGATCCGCGCGGGCACGGCCAGCCTGACCCGCAGCCTGTCCGACGGGCGCTCACAGATCGTGGGGGTTCTCTACCCGTCGGATATTTTCAATTCCCGCCCTGCGCTTGCCTCGAAATACACCATCACCGCAACCACCCCGCTAGAGCTGTGCTGCCTGTCCGAAGCCAGCTTGCAACACCGGCTGGAGACCGAAAAGGCCCTGTCCCGCCGCCTGCTGGAGCGCAAGCTGCATGACCTGCAGGAGGCGCGGGACTGGATGTTCGTGCTGGGGCGCAAGACCGCGCTCGAACGGCTGGCCAGCATGATCTACACCGTGGCCGAACGCTATAGCCATCGCCGCCAGCGTTCGCCCGTGGGGGTGGAACTGTCGCTGCCGCTCGCACGCCACGAGATCGCGGATTATCTGGGGCTGACCCCCGAAACCGTCAGCCGGAATTTCGCACGGCTGCGCGCGGCGGGCATTCTCAGCACCAATAGCGCACGGTTGATCACCATCTGGAACATGCGCGCGCTTATGGAGGCCACCGGCAATGATGAGGATGGCGGCCCGATCTTCTAG
- a CDS encoding ferrous iron transporter B, whose product MLEPQARADSPLRVALIGAPNCGKTSLFNALTGANQRVGNYSGVTVERKIGQAVTPAGVPLTVVDLPGTYSLRARSPDEVVTRDVILGRRKDVGQIDLLMVVADATHLRPGLRLAQELRACGIPILVVLNMIDIARHRGIEIDLEVLERSLGLPVAASTAVRRGGMDALWGRLDGLIGQGLPARGAMTWEAPSAAQLRAALRQADQLIAHAVHKPVAPRSLTEKVDAVVLNPFAGPMILLVLMFAMFQAVFAGAAPLMEAIGAMIDWLSGAVSALLPEGLLRGLIVDGAIAGVGSVVVFLPQIVILFGFILILEDLGYMARAAFLMDRIMGHAGLHGRAFIPLLSSFACAVPGIMSARVIDDRRDRLTTILIAPLMTCSARIPVYTLLIGAFVPARSIGPGIGLQGLVMFGLFAAGVISALLVAFVSRMLLRRNEIAAPLMLDLPDYKIPQMRGVLLGLWQRARAFLRRAGTIIFYASVVVWVLSTFPFPPEGATEPAINYSFAAMIGHLLEPILSPIGFSWQICVALVPGMAAREVAVAGLSTVYAVSGGETALGAELAANWSLATGVSLLVWYIFAPQCLSTLAVIRRETGQARWMWVSVVYMFGLAYICSFIAYHVMRALGG is encoded by the coding sequence ATGCTCGAGCCTCAAGCCAGAGCGGATAGCCCCTTGCGGGTGGCCCTGATCGGGGCTCCGAATTGTGGCAAGACCTCATTATTCAATGCCCTGACCGGCGCCAACCAGCGGGTTGGCAACTATTCCGGCGTCACGGTTGAACGCAAGATCGGGCAGGCCGTGACACCTGCGGGTGTGCCGTTGACGGTGGTCGACCTTCCCGGAACCTATTCCTTGCGCGCGCGCAGTCCCGACGAGGTTGTGACGCGCGATGTCATTCTGGGGCGGCGCAAGGATGTGGGGCAGATCGACCTGCTGATGGTGGTGGCCGATGCCACCCATCTGCGCCCCGGCCTGCGTCTGGCGCAGGAATTGCGCGCCTGCGGTATTCCGATTCTCGTGGTGCTGAACATGATCGATATCGCCCGCCACCGCGGGATCGAGATCGATCTCGAGGTGCTGGAGCGTTCGCTTGGTCTGCCGGTTGCCGCCTCGACCGCGGTGCGCCGCGGGGGAATGGACGCGCTTTGGGGACGGCTTGACGGGCTGATCGGGCAGGGGCTGCCCGCGCGCGGCGCGATGACATGGGAGGCCCCGAGCGCCGCCCAGTTGCGCGCGGCGCTGCGGCAGGCCGACCAGTTGATTGCCCATGCCGTGCACAAGCCCGTAGCCCCCCGCAGCCTGACCGAGAAGGTGGATGCCGTCGTGCTCAACCCGTTTGCGGGGCCGATGATCCTGCTGGTGCTGATGTTTGCGATGTTTCAGGCGGTCTTTGCCGGTGCCGCGCCGCTGATGGAGGCGATCGGTGCGATGATCGACTGGCTTTCGGGCGCGGTCTCGGCGCTGTTGCCGGAGGGCCTGTTGCGCGGGCTGATCGTGGATGGCGCGATTGCCGGTGTGGGCTCTGTGGTGGTGTTCCTGCCGCAGATCGTGATCCTTTTCGGCTTTATCCTGATCCTCGAAGATCTGGGCTATATGGCGCGGGCAGCCTTCCTGATGGACCGTATCATGGGCCATGCGGGGCTGCACGGGCGGGCGTTCATTCCGCTTCTGTCCAGCTTTGCCTGCGCGGTGCCGGGCATCATGTCGGCCCGCGTGATCGATGATCGCCGTGACCGCCTGACAACCATCCTGATTGCGCCTTTGATGACCTGTTCGGCGCGTATTCCCGTCTACACCCTGCTGATCGGGGCCTTCGTGCCCGCCCGCAGCATCGGGCCGGGGATCGGGTTGCAGGGGCTGGTGATGTTCGGCCTCTTTGCCGCCGGTGTGATCTCGGCGCTGCTGGTGGCCTTTGTCAGCCGGATGCTGTTGCGCCGCAACGAGATTGCCGCGCCTTTGATGCTGGATCTGCCCGATTACAAGATCCCGCAGATGCGCGGTGTGCTGCTGGGCCTGTGGCAACGGGCGCGGGCCTTCCTGCGCCGCGCGGGCACGATCATCTTTTACGCTTCGGTGGTCGTCTGGGTGCTGTCGACCTTTCCGTTCCCGCCCGAAGGGGCAACGGAACCCGCCATCAATTACAGCTTTGCGGCCATGATCGGCCATCTGCTGGAACCGATCCTGTCGCCGATCGGCTTCAGTTGGCAGATCTGTGTGGCTCTGGTGCCCGGTATGGCCGCCCGCGAGGTGGCGGTGGCGGGGCTCTCGACCGTTTATGCCGTCTCGGGCGGGGAAACGGCGCTCGGGGCCGAGCTTGCGGCGAATTGGTCGTTGGCCACGGGAGTGTCGCTTCTGGTGTGGTATATCTTTGCGCCGCAATGCCTGTCGACGCTGGCGGTGATCCGGCGTGAAACGGGGCAGGCGCGCTGGATGTGGGTCTCGGTCGTCTATATGTTCGGGCTGGCCTATATCTGCAGCTTCATCGCCTATCACGTGATGCGGGCGCTCGGAGGGTAG
- a CDS encoding FeoA family protein yields the protein MELGQIDAIERTVALGLTRKGYRGRVACILPIPGNGRLAPEEMERRLIEMGFIEGVEISVIHEGPFGRDPIAVRVGEATVALRRRDAMAILTE from the coding sequence ATGGAACTTGGACAGATTGACGCAATCGAGCGCACGGTGGCTCTGGGGCTGACCCGCAAGGGCTATCGCGGGCGGGTGGCCTGTATCCTGCCGATCCCGGGCAATGGCCGCCTTGCGCCCGAAGAGATGGAGCGTCGTCTGATCGAGATGGGCTTCATCGAGGGCGTGGAGATCTCTGTCATCCATGAAGGCCCGTTCGGACGCGACCCGATTGCGGTGCGCGTGGGCGAGGCGACGGTTGCGCTGCGCCGTCGAGATGCTATGGCAATCCTGACGGAGTAA